One window from the genome of Microbulbifer pacificus encodes:
- a CDS encoding PQQ-binding-like beta-propeller repeat protein: MYFSAFNGNYYRFSPEGALVWSSPNVGVAMNQAAVSDGRVFVGTVHEEGGSVLALDNSGAIRWRVTTESGVIASPVLSADASTVYVATYGGVLLALRAEDGEQRWRMPLPEGERVSAAPVLSADEGSLYVHTNSHQVFAFQTPHTSQVVLQSAGGAQSQSPSILWQRSIGSANSTYF; encoded by the coding sequence TTGTACTTCAGTGCCTTTAACGGCAATTACTACCGCTTTTCTCCCGAGGGTGCTTTGGTGTGGTCGTCACCGAATGTGGGCGTGGCGATGAATCAGGCCGCCGTCTCCGACGGCCGTGTGTTCGTCGGCACGGTGCACGAGGAGGGCGGTTCCGTATTGGCGCTGGATAACAGCGGGGCCATTCGCTGGCGCGTCACCACCGAGAGCGGTGTGATTGCCAGCCCGGTGCTCAGTGCAGATGCGTCCACTGTGTATGTCGCGACCTATGGTGGTGTTTTGCTCGCCCTTCGCGCTGAAGATGGCGAGCAGCGGTGGCGTATGCCGTTGCCGGAAGGGGAGCGCGTCAGTGCAGCCCCGGTCTTGAGTGCCGACGAGGGTAGCCTCTACGTACACACCAACAGCCATCAGGTTTTTGCATTCCAAACACCCCATACCTCACAGGTGGTGTTGCAAAGTGCCGGCGGGGCGCAGTCCCAGTCCCCGTCGATACTTTGGCAGCGCAGTATCGGTAGCGCCAACTCCACCTATTTTTAG
- a CDS encoding CPBP family intramembrane glutamic endopeptidase, which yields MTSNSAGSAQSPMILTQLAMQPRPWAAAGWLCLFFIFQNLGSILYIAGYGGYLGAQLGAQGEVLDPASMQSQVAVHIQTPAAFAGMYITQFFLVLPVLLWAANFKEQSYWNTLNLRTFAYKFLWLWVLLLLAFLATQSFVLQMIELEPGEFLQGIAGSRHLLLALVFVLVAPLLEELIFRGYLFRAWRHTRLGFSGTLLLTSALFTAMHLGQYHWIHLSFVFVLSLMLGFAREKSGSVLLPILLHALNNFASAVTVIYLGLQ from the coding sequence ATGACATCCAATTCCGCTGGTAGTGCCCAGTCACCCATGATTTTAACGCAGTTAGCTATGCAACCCAGACCTTGGGCAGCTGCCGGATGGCTGTGCTTATTTTTTATTTTTCAAAACCTAGGGAGTATTCTCTATATCGCCGGTTATGGTGGATATCTGGGTGCACAATTGGGTGCTCAAGGCGAAGTTCTTGACCCGGCGTCCATGCAGTCGCAAGTTGCCGTTCATATACAAACGCCAGCTGCATTCGCTGGAATGTATATAACACAGTTTTTTCTGGTATTGCCTGTGCTCTTATGGGCGGCGAACTTTAAAGAGCAGTCTTACTGGAATACTCTGAACCTGCGTACCTTTGCTTATAAGTTCTTGTGGCTTTGGGTCCTACTGCTGCTGGCATTTCTCGCCACGCAGAGCTTTGTACTGCAGATGATAGAGCTTGAACCAGGCGAATTCCTACAGGGAATAGCCGGTAGTCGCCACCTACTACTAGCACTGGTTTTCGTGCTTGTTGCACCTTTGTTGGAAGAGCTGATATTTCGCGGCTATTTGTTTCGTGCCTGGCGACATACGCGCCTAGGGTTCTCCGGAACTCTCCTGTTGACCTCAGCGCTGTTTACTGCAATGCACCTCGGTCAGTATCACTGGATACACTTGAGCTTCGTTTTCGTGCTTTCTCTGATGCTAGGCTTTGCGCGGGAGAAAAGTGGTTCTGTGCTACTACCTATACTGCTACACGCGCTCAACAACTTTGCCAGCGCGGTAACGGTTATCTATCTGGGGTTACAGTAA
- a CDS encoding ATP-binding cassette domain-containing protein, producing MADNIAGFYGYSTDCDLSWPDLACIHEEILRMPMQYNTLVGDMGTSLSGGQKQRIVLARALYRAPRILFMDEATSHLDVNNETMVNDHIQQFTFTRVLVAHRPETVKSAGRQINLAGD from the coding sequence TTGGCGGATAACATTGCGGGCTTTTATGGGTATTCAACGGATTGTGATCTGAGCTGGCCTGACTTGGCATGCATCCACGAAGAAATACTCCGCATGCCCATGCAATACAACACCCTGGTGGGAGATATGGGCACCAGCCTCAGCGGCGGGCAAAAGCAAAGAATCGTGTTGGCACGTGCCCTGTATCGCGCGCCGCGCATCCTATTCATGGACGAAGCCACCAGTCACCTCGATGTGAACAACGAGACAATGGTCAATGACCACATCCAGCAGTTTACGTTTACTCGGGTGCTGGTGGCTCACAGGCCGGAGACGGTCAAATCTGCAGGGAGGCAGATCAACTTGGCTGGCGATTAG
- a CDS encoding peptidase domain-containing ABC transporter has translation MEATTQKPTAQVRPEQLLHFSTSRRLPVILQTEAAECGLVCLAMIAGFHGYDTDLASLRRRFHISSHGTNLKTLMDMAGRLHLAGRALRLELAHLGELQLPCVLHWDMNHFVVLKSVQAKRVTIHDPAIGERVLERTEFDQHFTGVALELTPTDDFKAGADRQRLTLGHFWSRITGLKRNLVQILLLSLLLQLFAIVAPFYMQTVVDDVILRSDDNLLLVLALGFGLLLIIQTGTSALRDWVILHISSRLNMQMAANLFRHLIRLPMSYFSTRHMGDVVSRFGSVNQVRELLTTGLVAAVVDGIMALITLAAMFFYDVKLTLIVILVVLLYAVLRLLLYRPLRLLTEEQIVAQAKHDTHFMESVRAIQTIKLFQRENDRQGQWHNRLADTLNKQIRITRWNIGYDTINRLLFGLENLLVTYFAATAVMGNILSVGMLYAFMSYKTRFVESMDALIIKWIELKMLGLHLDRLSDIVFTPTESIDPQSALLEHNDPSIQPLRGRIEVRNLSFRYGEAEAPSFQNLNFTIEAGETVAIVGPSGCGKTTLLKCLMGLLEPTEGEILIDGQPLKQLPYYRNQIAGVMQDDQLLAGTIADNIACFEPQLDIQRIVYCAGLACIHEEILRMPMQYNTLVGDMGTSLSGGQKQRIVLARALYRAPRILFMDEATSHLDVNNETMVNDHIQQLTFTRVLVAHRPETVKSAGRQITLT, from the coding sequence ATGGAAGCAACCACGCAGAAGCCCACCGCGCAGGTGCGTCCGGAGCAACTCCTGCACTTCTCCACAAGCCGTCGCCTGCCCGTAATACTGCAAACCGAGGCTGCGGAATGCGGTCTGGTGTGCCTGGCCATGATTGCCGGCTTTCACGGCTATGATACCGACCTCGCCAGTCTGCGCCGCCGCTTCCACATTTCCAGTCACGGTACCAATCTCAAGACCTTGATGGATATGGCTGGACGCCTGCACTTGGCGGGACGCGCCCTGCGCCTTGAGCTGGCGCATCTGGGAGAGCTACAGCTACCCTGTGTACTGCACTGGGACATGAATCACTTCGTCGTACTGAAGTCCGTGCAGGCCAAGCGGGTGACTATCCATGATCCCGCCATCGGCGAGCGCGTACTGGAGAGAACGGAGTTCGACCAGCACTTCACTGGTGTCGCTCTGGAGCTGACACCTACCGACGACTTTAAAGCCGGTGCAGATCGCCAGCGCCTCACCCTCGGCCACTTCTGGTCCCGCATCACCGGGCTCAAGCGCAACCTGGTGCAAATCCTGCTGTTATCACTGCTGTTGCAACTGTTCGCCATTGTGGCGCCGTTCTATATGCAGACCGTGGTGGACGACGTCATATTGCGCAGCGATGACAACCTGCTGCTGGTGTTGGCGCTTGGCTTCGGTTTGTTGTTGATCATTCAGACCGGCACCAGTGCATTGCGCGATTGGGTGATCCTGCATATCTCCAGCCGGCTCAACATGCAGATGGCGGCCAACCTGTTCCGGCACCTGATTCGCCTCCCCATGAGCTACTTTTCTACCCGGCATATGGGCGATGTTGTCTCCCGTTTTGGCTCAGTGAATCAGGTGCGGGAACTGCTCACCACAGGCCTGGTGGCCGCGGTAGTCGATGGCATCATGGCGCTGATTACCCTTGCCGCCATGTTCTTCTACGACGTTAAGCTGACCCTGATCGTCATCCTGGTAGTCCTTCTCTACGCCGTTCTGCGTCTGCTTCTCTACCGCCCGTTGCGCCTGCTCACCGAGGAACAGATCGTCGCCCAGGCGAAGCACGACACCCACTTTATGGAGTCCGTGCGCGCCATCCAGACCATCAAGCTGTTCCAGCGTGAAAACGATCGCCAGGGCCAGTGGCACAACCGCCTTGCCGACACCTTGAACAAGCAAATCCGTATCACCCGCTGGAATATCGGCTACGACACCATCAACCGTCTGCTGTTCGGTTTGGAAAATCTGCTGGTGACCTACTTCGCCGCCACCGCGGTCATGGGCAACATCCTCAGTGTGGGCATGCTCTACGCCTTTATGAGCTACAAGACCCGCTTCGTCGAATCCATGGATGCACTGATCATCAAATGGATCGAACTCAAGATGCTCGGCCTGCACCTGGACCGGCTCTCCGATATTGTCTTCACACCAACGGAGTCGATCGACCCGCAAAGTGCACTGTTGGAGCACAACGACCCGAGTATCCAGCCACTCAGGGGCAGAATAGAAGTTCGCAACCTGAGCTTCCGCTATGGAGAAGCGGAAGCCCCATCTTTCCAAAACCTCAACTTCACCATAGAAGCGGGAGAGACCGTCGCTATTGTCGGCCCCAGTGGTTGCGGTAAAACCACTTTGCTGAAATGCCTCATGGGACTGCTTGAGCCGACGGAGGGTGAAATCCTGATCGACGGCCAGCCACTGAAGCAGCTGCCTTACTACCGCAACCAAATCGCCGGGGTCATGCAGGACGACCAGCTGCTCGCGGGCACCATTGCCGACAACATCGCCTGCTTTGAACCCCAGCTGGATATTCAACGGATTGTGTACTGCGCAGGTTTGGCATGTATCCACGAAGAAATACTCCGCATGCCCATGCAATACAACACCCTGGTGGGCGATATGGGCACCAGCCTCAGCGGTGGTCAAAAGCAAAGAATCGTGTTGGCACGTGCCCTGTATCGCGCGCCGCGCATCCTGTTCATGGACGAAGCCACCAGTCATCTCGATGTGAACAACGAGACAATGGTCAATGACCACATCCAGCAGCTCACGTTTACTCGGGTGCTGGTGGCTCACAGACCGGAGACGGTCAAATCTGCGGGACGGCAGATAACATTAACTTAG
- a CDS encoding HlyD family secretion protein: MSKLFRRQVIERQADSLHGEVLLLPRFSHALILIALLTWFFATLMWLTTSSYARKETVAGWLEPTSGVVRVYAERIGIIKKILVEDGQRVVKDQPLIVVNGDRILSDGQHLESLLLAEYESQRTLLSDQLHRSEVIHARKLIDIEQRISSTKEDIALLQEQRQTLDHRYQLLQEQVARHQELKLEGHISVAELDAVIAQELALRGQRQALERNRVNLINQLQQVESQKALLPEEHANGVSQLRTRLSDLAQQIAQLHGQRAYIVKAPKDGIVNNLQIREGQQAQPNIPVLSLVPEGSGLNAELLVPVRSAGFLAPGQKLNIRYDAFPYQKFGLYPGEVVEVSDTLLLPDELLKAPVAIREPAYRVTARLDRPSVQAYGKDFALKPGMTLSADVQLTERTLLQWLLEPLYSLKGRL, from the coding sequence ATGTCTAAGCTATTTCGTCGTCAAGTCATCGAGCGGCAGGCGGATAGCCTTCACGGTGAAGTGCTACTACTTCCACGCTTTTCCCATGCACTAATTCTTATTGCACTTCTTACTTGGTTCTTCGCCACATTGATGTGGCTAACCACGAGTTCCTACGCGCGTAAGGAAACGGTCGCAGGCTGGTTAGAGCCCACCTCTGGCGTTGTTCGTGTATATGCCGAACGTATTGGCATTATCAAAAAGATTTTAGTTGAGGATGGTCAGCGAGTCGTTAAAGATCAACCGCTCATTGTCGTCAACGGTGATCGAATCCTATCCGATGGGCAGCACCTCGAATCCCTGCTCCTAGCCGAATATGAGAGTCAGAGAACGCTGCTTTCAGACCAGCTTCATCGGAGTGAAGTCATTCATGCCAGAAAGCTGATAGATATTGAGCAGCGTATCAGCTCGACCAAAGAAGATATTGCTCTTTTGCAGGAACAACGGCAGACGCTAGATCACCGTTACCAGTTGCTGCAGGAGCAAGTGGCGCGCCACCAGGAACTTAAGCTCGAAGGGCATATTTCGGTGGCAGAGCTGGATGCGGTCATCGCCCAGGAGTTGGCGTTGCGAGGTCAGCGTCAGGCACTGGAGCGCAATCGGGTGAATCTCATCAATCAGCTGCAGCAAGTTGAAAGTCAGAAAGCACTGTTGCCGGAAGAGCACGCCAATGGCGTTAGTCAGCTACGGACACGGCTGTCTGACCTTGCGCAGCAGATTGCTCAGCTCCACGGACAGCGCGCATATATTGTCAAGGCCCCCAAAGACGGCATTGTAAATAACTTACAAATTCGCGAGGGGCAGCAAGCACAACCCAATATACCGGTACTGTCTTTGGTACCAGAAGGGAGTGGCTTAAATGCGGAGTTGCTGGTGCCTGTACGCTCTGCTGGTTTTCTGGCGCCGGGCCAAAAGCTGAACATTCGCTATGATGCCTTTCCCTATCAGAAGTTTGGCCTCTACCCGGGTGAGGTCGTGGAAGTCTCCGATACGCTGCTGCTGCCTGATGAGCTACTCAAGGCCCCGGTTGCGATTCGGGAGCCAGCCTACCGGGTTACCGCCAGACTTGATCGCCCATCGGTACAAGCCTACGGCAAGGACTTCGCCCTGAAGCCCGGCATGACGCTCTCCGCGGATGTGCAACTGACGGAGCGTACCCTCTTGCAGTGGCTACTGGAGCCGCTGTACAGCTTGAAAGGGCGCCTGTAA
- a CDS encoding S8 family serine peptidase, which translates to MNKNIRLSKNSLKYRIQTLAATVALSSICASATWATPSINVSGLLDDARYDRFIVKYRSNKTATNKQAAIAKAAKKGVGGKAVALQALRQTATGDDVIVSSQKLDRSESQALMQQLAADPDVEYVEVDALLQAGLIPDDPQYPYLWGLHEEVSGINAHHAWDRGNGKSAIVAVLDTGITEHSDLVGNLLPGYDFIAEPNNANDGDGRDSDPSDPGDYRIAGECSNRSAGSSTWHGTHVAGTIAAVANNEAGIVGVAPGAGIVPVRVLGKCGGYISDISDAIIWASGGAVPGIPVNEFPADVINMSLGGLGSCGTTYQNAIDTAVQNGTAIVVSAGNDDTDASEKRPANCNNVIAVAATTNIGARAYFSNYGTAVDIAALGEYVLSTHNTGTNGPSAETYSYMSGTSMAAPHVSGALALLTEHYPTSAPEQKENLLKSTARAIPVTPMQPMGTGIVDAHALTTRLPQQELLNGVLRRYNKPTTDYESYWIEVPAGASTLTFVNNPFGTHYVQYASPPTDTDYDCKWGPGTIGGIPSLKETCTLDNPQPGIYYVDTKYLTSQGMNANNWIIGSYSMPNGGGTQIYQDFDVKPFPASGILERSLAVFGRNGNAPVNASIHYQVFQDYTNSSKSLIVDLIAPDGSVYNLKDQTAGFYSWNAGNEVKTLDLSGELLNGIWTIRVTDTAVTEGRVEDSNNSFAGWLLVL; encoded by the coding sequence TTGAATAAAAATATCCGATTATCTAAAAATAGTCTTAAGTACCGAATCCAGACCCTGGCGGCCACTGTAGCCCTGTCTTCAATCTGTGCGAGCGCTACATGGGCGACACCTTCCATCAACGTCAGCGGCCTTCTGGACGATGCTCGATACGACCGTTTCATCGTCAAGTACCGCAGCAACAAAACAGCGACGAACAAGCAGGCCGCAATCGCCAAAGCCGCAAAAAAGGGAGTCGGCGGCAAGGCGGTTGCCCTGCAGGCACTCCGCCAAACCGCGACCGGTGATGATGTTATCGTCAGCAGCCAAAAGCTCGACCGCAGCGAATCCCAAGCGCTGATGCAGCAACTGGCTGCCGATCCCGATGTGGAATATGTCGAGGTGGACGCCCTACTCCAGGCAGGCCTAATCCCAGATGACCCCCAATACCCCTATTTGTGGGGACTACACGAGGAGGTCTCAGGCATTAACGCGCATCACGCCTGGGACAGGGGCAATGGCAAGAGCGCCATCGTGGCCGTATTGGACACGGGCATCACGGAGCACAGTGACCTGGTCGGCAACCTCTTGCCGGGCTACGATTTCATTGCCGAGCCAAACAACGCAAACGATGGCGACGGCCGTGACAGCGATCCCAGCGATCCCGGCGACTACCGCATCGCCGGCGAATGCAGCAATCGCTCGGCGGGCTCCTCCACCTGGCACGGCACCCATGTCGCCGGTACCATCGCAGCGGTTGCCAACAACGAAGCGGGTATCGTGGGGGTTGCCCCAGGCGCCGGGATAGTGCCAGTGAGAGTGTTGGGCAAATGCGGCGGTTACATCTCCGACATCAGCGACGCCATTATCTGGGCCTCCGGCGGCGCGGTGCCCGGAATTCCGGTCAATGAATTTCCAGCGGATGTGATCAACATGAGCCTGGGCGGCCTCGGATCATGCGGCACCACATACCAAAACGCGATCGATACCGCTGTTCAGAACGGAACCGCAATCGTGGTATCGGCGGGCAACGACGATACTGACGCCTCGGAGAAACGGCCGGCGAATTGCAACAACGTCATCGCCGTGGCCGCCACCACCAACATAGGTGCACGTGCCTATTTCTCCAACTACGGAACTGCTGTCGATATCGCCGCCCTCGGAGAATATGTGCTATCGACCCACAACACCGGTACCAACGGGCCCTCTGCGGAAACCTACAGCTACATGTCCGGAACTTCGATGGCGGCACCACACGTCTCGGGCGCCCTGGCACTACTGACCGAGCATTATCCAACCAGCGCCCCGGAACAAAAGGAAAACCTGCTCAAGAGCACAGCCCGTGCAATCCCCGTAACACCTATGCAGCCCATGGGCACCGGTATAGTTGATGCCCATGCCTTAACCACCCGTCTTCCCCAGCAGGAATTACTCAATGGCGTACTTCGCAGGTACAACAAACCCACCACTGATTACGAGAGCTATTGGATAGAGGTACCAGCTGGAGCCAGCACGCTGACCTTCGTGAACAATCCCTTCGGAACTCATTATGTCCAGTATGCCTCGCCACCTACCGACACCGATTACGACTGCAAGTGGGGTCCCGGCACTATCGGGGGAATACCTTCCCTCAAGGAAACTTGTACGCTCGATAATCCGCAGCCCGGCATTTATTACGTTGATACGAAATATTTAACAAGCCAAGGAATGAACGCGAACAACTGGATTATTGGGAGCTACTCTATGCCAAATGGAGGAGGAACTCAGATTTATCAAGACTTCGATGTAAAACCCTTCCCCGCAAGTGGAATACTAGAGCGATCCTTGGCTGTCTTTGGCCGTAACGGCAACGCACCCGTAAATGCATCCATTCACTACCAGGTCTTTCAGGATTACACGAATTCGAGTAAATCCTTGATTGTCGACCTTATTGCCCCCGATGGATCAGTTTACAATCTGAAAGATCAAACCGCAGGATTTTACTCGTGGAATGCGGGGAATGAAGTCAAAACCCTGGATCTTTCCGGCGAACTACTTAACGGCATCTGGACGATTCGGGTAACAGATACAGCAGTAACCGAAGGCAGGGTGGAAGATTCCAACAATTCCTTTGCGGGGTGGCTGCTCGTACTGTGA
- a CDS encoding tetratricopeptide repeat protein has product MTRREIRNTTPPNSQGYDAALAAYNGGKLSRAEAILKKLLLRTPRHADAYHLRGVIFYQTNRLQAAENSIRKALELGACGAFYVNLALVLKATGDTDGAIDAYKHALRIGPESAKACNNLGNLLMEQKCYPEAEALYNRAIQNNANYTVAIKNLGALLSKLGRYDEAERTLRRVLSLAPNFTEARLILGKLLEKNERLDECEQEYRAVHAWGRLQYMRRKNAAWHGLDSIDTATLKAEEPSPPPPWTLLNILGMEPTWHRRAAMRFAMAEIPALTNPRKLLSPVLRHPGEPLKIGYLSADFHDHPTMHLLAGVLEAHDSSRVEIHLFSYGPNKEDNFTRRINTAGFVPTDLSALSDQQSAARISQAGIHILVDLKGYTTGARLGISALRPAPIIVSWLGYPGSLGHKRLADYIIGDRIVTPANNAESFSEKIALMPNCYQPNDNQRPWPASIPRTNAGLPAEGLVFCSFNQVIKINPACFDIWCRLLTSVPGSILWLLDPGKPLARINLLREAKHRGVDPTRVIFAPRVSQQDHLARLKLADIALDTFPCNSHTTASDALWACVPLVTTPGQGFASKVAASLLTTHGFPELIADDSESYFTTALHLATQPKQLESLRRRLLSARETSPLFDTIRFTRDLESLYEAIWSHSLRGCNSSRVIT; this is encoded by the coding sequence ATGACTCGACGCGAAATTCGCAATACCACTCCCCCCAACTCTCAAGGCTATGATGCCGCGCTTGCGGCCTATAACGGAGGCAAACTATCACGGGCAGAAGCCATTCTGAAAAAACTGCTCTTACGCACTCCACGGCACGCAGATGCGTATCATTTACGCGGGGTCATTTTTTATCAAACCAACCGGCTCCAGGCTGCAGAGAACTCTATTCGAAAAGCACTGGAACTAGGTGCATGTGGAGCCTTTTACGTAAACTTGGCTCTGGTCCTGAAGGCCACTGGCGATACCGACGGAGCGATCGATGCATACAAACATGCTCTCAGGATCGGGCCCGAATCAGCCAAGGCCTGTAATAACCTGGGAAATCTGTTGATGGAACAGAAGTGCTACCCAGAAGCCGAGGCACTGTACAACAGGGCCATCCAAAACAATGCCAACTATACGGTGGCCATCAAAAATCTCGGCGCCCTTCTCTCGAAACTGGGCCGTTATGATGAGGCGGAAAGGACGTTGCGCAGGGTGCTCTCGCTGGCCCCTAATTTTACTGAAGCGCGCCTGATACTCGGCAAGCTCCTGGAAAAAAACGAACGCCTTGACGAGTGTGAACAGGAATACCGCGCTGTGCACGCCTGGGGAAGATTACAATACATGCGCCGAAAAAATGCGGCATGGCACGGTCTGGATAGCATCGATACCGCCACTCTGAAGGCCGAAGAACCCTCCCCCCCTCCACCTTGGACATTACTCAATATTCTCGGCATGGAGCCCACTTGGCATCGCCGAGCGGCAATGAGGTTCGCAATGGCGGAAATCCCCGCGCTTACCAATCCTCGGAAGTTGCTTTCACCGGTACTTAGGCATCCGGGAGAGCCCCTGAAAATAGGCTACCTCTCCGCAGACTTTCATGACCACCCCACTATGCACCTGCTCGCAGGCGTACTTGAGGCACATGATTCAAGTCGGGTTGAAATCCATCTTTTCTCGTATGGCCCGAACAAGGAGGATAATTTTACCCGAAGAATCAACACTGCCGGGTTTGTTCCCACCGACCTCTCAGCCCTGTCAGACCAGCAGTCCGCCGCACGTATTTCCCAAGCTGGTATTCATATCCTGGTTGATCTTAAGGGCTACACGACCGGAGCACGATTGGGTATCAGCGCGCTGCGCCCAGCTCCCATCATCGTCAGTTGGCTGGGCTATCCTGGCTCACTGGGGCACAAGCGATTGGCCGATTATATTATCGGAGACCGAATCGTCACCCCCGCCAATAATGCGGAATCATTCAGTGAAAAAATCGCATTGATGCCGAATTGTTACCAGCCCAATGACAACCAACGCCCCTGGCCGGCATCAATTCCACGTACAAACGCCGGACTACCCGCGGAAGGCCTAGTTTTCTGTTCGTTCAACCAAGTGATAAAGATCAACCCCGCCTGTTTCGACATCTGGTGTCGCCTGCTCACCTCAGTACCCGGCAGCATTCTGTGGCTTCTTGACCCCGGCAAGCCTTTAGCACGTATCAATCTCCTGCGGGAAGCCAAACACAGAGGTGTTGATCCGACTCGTGTCATATTCGCACCTCGCGTGTCGCAACAAGATCATCTTGCGCGCTTAAAGCTCGCCGATATCGCCCTCGATACCTTTCCCTGCAACTCCCACACAACAGCCAGTGACGCTTTGTGGGCCTGTGTTCCACTGGTCACAACACCGGGCCAGGGATTTGCGAGTAAAGTGGCAGCAAGTCTACTAACTACGCACGGCTTTCCCGAGTTGATTGCAGATGATAGCGAAAGCTATTTCACGACTGCGCTTCACCTCGCAACCCAGCCGAAACAATTGGAATCACTGCGGCGGCGCTTACTCTCGGCAAGAGAGACATCGCCACTGTTCGATACCATCCGTTTCACCAGGGACCTCGAAAGCCTCTACGAAGCTATCTGGTCTCACAGTCTGAGGGGCTGTAATAGCTCCCGGGTGATTACGTAG
- a CDS encoding META domain-containing protein, with product MMKLRNIAGLCSLGVALISGCVGVDVKNPAATLLAGEMDTVCGKKWELNQLTANGHVIGIEEMGRFTFRCNRDGEVLGNSGINQYRGSMRIIDGGQLLWDRSRFASTKMAGPEALMEQENNYLLALASSTEAFVRAGEPYLILRDPSGEFHIEYVELLR from the coding sequence ATGATGAAGTTAAGAAATATTGCTGGGCTCTGTTCTCTTGGAGTGGCTTTGATCAGTGGCTGTGTTGGTGTGGATGTCAAGAATCCGGCCGCGACTCTGTTGGCTGGAGAAATGGATACTGTTTGTGGTAAGAAGTGGGAATTGAATCAGCTCACGGCCAATGGTCATGTCATTGGTATTGAGGAAATGGGTCGCTTCACCTTTCGCTGTAATCGTGATGGAGAGGTACTGGGCAACAGTGGCATTAATCAATACCGTGGTTCCATGCGAATCATTGATGGCGGTCAACTGCTATGGGATCGCTCCCGCTTTGCGTCCACGAAAATGGCCGGACCAGAAGCGCTAATGGAGCAGGAAAATAATTACTTGCTTGCATTGGCCAGCAGTACAGAAGCCTTTGTCCGGGCCGGGGAGCCATACCTGATATTGCGCGACCCTTCTGGAGAATTCCATATCGAGTACGTCGAGCTTCTTCGTTGA
- a CDS encoding HAD domain-containing protein yields MGARFVFLDFDGVVHPAGQVVPLRWIQVKPLIGVQFFLPGPVAQLRTLCRQTGARIVVTSTWRLEFPISVFQPIFGDLIVGCTPLVRRIPAGMPMRWMEIQAFLADQDKPLRYVIIDDQTGLFPVDHPRTVITDPRSGFLEGDFELALSILGG; encoded by the coding sequence ATGGGCGCTCGGTTTGTTTTCTTGGATTTCGATGGTGTCGTACATCCGGCGGGCCAGGTGGTGCCTCTCCGCTGGATTCAGGTCAAGCCATTAATTGGAGTGCAGTTTTTCCTCCCGGGGCCGGTGGCACAGCTTCGTACGCTTTGTCGACAGACCGGTGCCCGGATTGTAGTTACTTCAACTTGGCGCCTTGAATTTCCGATCTCGGTATTTCAACCGATATTTGGTGACTTGATAGTAGGCTGTACTCCACTCGTGCGTCGGATACCGGCTGGCATGCCAATGCGTTGGATGGAAATTCAGGCATTCTTAGCAGACCAGGATAAGCCATTGAGATATGTGATCATCGATGATCAGACCGGCCTTTTCCCTGTGGACCACCCTCGAACTGTTATTACCGACCCGCGCTCCGGTTTCCTCGAGGGAGATTTCGAGTTGGCTCTGTCCATACTCGGCGGTTGA